In a genomic window of uncultured Flavobacterium sp.:
- a CDS encoding TonB-dependent receptor has translation MKNILTSIMLAFSVYGFSQTEKENDSIVETSINVLDEIVITKKKVLYTQKSDRLVFNVENSIVSEGGTALDVLSRAPGVVVSQDGELSIRGQQGVGVMINGKLTQLSQKELANYLKSTTSSNIKQIEVITNPSSKYDATGKAGIINIILKKPNAGGLKGTVFTNYGRGRKNRTNSGVNLSYNKEKFGVYGNYSYTFRGEEERKEFDQNQYTDNTRQTISTKNHQTSTTDEPLTSNNFKIGTTYEVSPKTNLEVYVDAKLGRYENIANGRNTLVNAMDQVQFDASTYNDSKEKWNDYTYAFSGVHKFNTEGKNMSFDFEYETSKFRSNQFQSAVNIDPSNANAINDRRGFIPSQLKVFTGKVDFTNPLKEKQSIEWGFKASVKNNDNPSVYEYKDNNQWIIDLNSTNHFEYKEQIYAAYANYKYQLENFNIQGGLRTEYTAINILQKTLNEEHKDDYLKWFPSISLKYELSSNHSLHASYSKRINRPSQFDLNPFRFYDDSFNYSQGNPNLVPEITHSTEIGYSWKSAFMASLYFSKTKDVFTEVYVYNPANNTTVTSQINVDKSYNYGANITNTAEIYKWWSVNTLFNIFENKFMGNVVNTDKIDPIVTLNLSVQNSFTITESWKAEANAQYQSKSNLGIYERDAFFDFSIGISKQVLSNKGNIKLNITDIFNTNNFHINSVIAQTSINKRYDLDNRIATIAFTYRI, from the coding sequence ATGAAGAATATTCTAACATCTATCATGCTCGCATTTTCAGTCTATGGATTCTCTCAGACCGAAAAAGAAAACGACAGCATTGTCGAAACCTCGATCAATGTTTTAGATGAAATTGTTATTACAAAAAAGAAAGTTTTATATACTCAAAAATCAGACAGATTAGTTTTTAACGTCGAAAACAGTATTGTTTCTGAAGGCGGAACTGCTTTAGACGTTTTATCGCGCGCTCCGGGAGTTGTTGTATCTCAAGATGGCGAATTATCGATTCGCGGACAACAAGGCGTTGGCGTAATGATTAATGGCAAATTAACGCAACTTTCGCAAAAAGAACTTGCCAATTATTTAAAATCTACAACCTCATCAAACATTAAACAAATTGAAGTTATTACGAATCCTTCGTCTAAATATGATGCCACCGGAAAAGCCGGAATTATCAACATTATTCTAAAAAAACCAAATGCCGGCGGTCTTAAAGGAACGGTTTTTACCAATTATGGAAGAGGTCGAAAAAACAGAACCAATTCAGGTGTAAATCTTAGTTATAATAAAGAGAAATTTGGCGTTTACGGAAACTACAGCTACACTTTTAGAGGCGAAGAGGAACGTAAAGAATTCGATCAGAATCAATATACGGATAATACTCGTCAAACAATTTCGACAAAAAATCATCAAACATCAACTACTGACGAACCTTTGACTTCGAACAATTTTAAGATAGGAACGACTTATGAAGTTTCTCCTAAAACGAATCTGGAAGTATATGTTGACGCAAAACTTGGGCGCTACGAAAACATTGCAAACGGTAGAAATACATTGGTTAATGCTATGGATCAAGTGCAATTTGACGCTTCTACTTATAATGATAGTAAAGAAAAATGGAACGATTATACATATGCTTTTTCAGGTGTTCATAAATTTAATACCGAAGGGAAAAATATGTCTTTTGATTTTGAATATGAAACTTCAAAATTCAGATCGAATCAGTTTCAGAGCGCTGTAAATATAGATCCGTCAAATGCAAATGCGATCAATGACCGAAGAGGTTTTATTCCGTCACAATTGAAAGTTTTTACCGGAAAAGTCGATTTTACAAATCCTTTAAAAGAAAAACAATCTATAGAATGGGGTTTTAAAGCCAGTGTCAAAAACAATGACAATCCATCTGTTTATGAATACAAAGACAACAATCAATGGATTATTGATCTTAATTCGACCAATCATTTTGAGTATAAAGAACAAATTTATGCGGCTTATGCCAATTATAAATACCAACTCGAAAACTTCAATATTCAAGGTGGTTTAAGAACGGAATATACTGCTATAAATATTTTGCAGAAAACCTTAAATGAAGAACATAAAGACGATTATTTAAAATGGTTTCCGAGTATTTCTTTAAAATATGAATTAAGTTCAAATCATTCGTTACATGCTTCTTACAGCAAAAGAATCAACAGACCAAGTCAGTTTGATTTGAATCCGTTCCGATTTTATGATGATTCATTTAACTATTCTCAGGGAAATCCAAATTTGGTTCCGGAGATTACACATTCAACTGAGATTGGATATTCGTGGAAAAGTGCTTTTATGGCTTCTTTATATTTCAGCAAAACCAAAGATGTTTTTACAGAAGTATATGTATATAATCCAGCGAATAACACAACGGTAACTTCACAAATTAATGTGGACAAATCGTATAATTATGGAGCTAATATTACTAATACTGCCGAAATTTATAAATGGTGGTCTGTAAATACGCTTTTCAATATTTTCGAAAATAAATTTATGGGGAATGTCGTAAATACAGACAAAATCGACCCAATTGTTACTTTGAATTTAAGCGTGCAAAACTCTTTTACGATAACTGAAAGCTGGAAAGCCGAAGCAAACGCACAATATCAGTCAAAATCTAATCTTGGCATTTATGAAAGAGATGCTTTCTTCGATTTTAGTATCGGAATTTCGAAACAGGTTTTGTCTAATAAAGGAAATATCAAATTGAATATTACTGATATTTTCAACACAAATAATTTTCACATTAATTCGGTTATCGCTCAAACAAGCATCAATAAAAGATATGATCTTGATAACCGCATTGCAACAATAGCCTTTACCTATAGGATATAA
- a CDS encoding outer membrane beta-barrel protein encodes MKKILVMAALAICSFANAQKGTILVGGNIGYTSEKSEFQFGETTKNSFSFSPKVGYQFNDNWTVGGEFTVASAKNETGTTEIKNNNFKIGAFVRYSVPLSQTFSIFADMGAGFQNAKYKEYGPGNAYAKSKADGMYVGVTPALFINMKKGFGLNFSIGGLGYETLSYDNNGPDVSKFYFNFGQTFNIGVSKNF; translated from the coding sequence ATGAAAAAAATTCTAGTGATGGCTGCATTGGCTATCTGCAGTTTTGCAAACGCTCAAAAAGGAACAATCTTAGTAGGTGGAAACATCGGGTACACTTCTGAGAAATCAGAATTCCAATTTGGTGAAACAACAAAAAATTCATTTAGCTTTTCTCCTAAAGTTGGTTACCAATTTAACGACAACTGGACTGTTGGAGGTGAATTTACAGTAGCTTCTGCTAAAAACGAAACTGGAACTACAGAAATTAAAAATAATAATTTCAAAATAGGAGCATTCGTTCGTTATTCAGTGCCATTAAGCCAAACTTTCTCTATTTTTGCTGATATGGGTGCTGGTTTTCAAAATGCTAAGTATAAAGAATACGGTCCTGGAAATGCTTACGCAAAATCTAAAGCAGATGGTATGTATGTAGGTGTAACTCCAGCTCTTTTTATTAACATGAAAAAAGGTTTTGGTCTTAACTTCAGTATTGGTGGTTTAGGTTACGAAACATTGAGTTATGATAATAACGGACCAGATGTTAGTAAATTCTACTTCAATTTTGGACAAACATTTAACATTGGAGTTTCTAAAAACTTCTAA
- the gldA gene encoding gliding motility-associated ABC transporter ATP-binding subunit GldA has protein sequence MSIEVNNISKSYGTQKALNSISFSIQKGEIVGFLGPNGAGKSTLMKILTTYLLSDDGSALVNGHDVMTNAKEVQRSIGYLPEHNPLYLDLYVREYLAFNADVYNVPKSRIEEVVQLTGLTPESHKKIGQLSKGYRQRVGLANALLHNPDVLILDEPTTGLDPNQLMEIRNVIKNVGKDKTVFLSTHIMQEVEAICDRVIIIDKGEIVADKKLDHLVSENKEQVIEVEFDYQIQEQLLAKLPNITSYINIHDMTWELTFVAEKDMRPAIFDFANENGLKTLQLNQKNKNLEAVFREITK, from the coding sequence ATGTCGATAGAAGTAAACAACATATCAAAAAGTTACGGAACTCAAAAAGCTCTAAATTCAATTTCATTTTCGATTCAGAAAGGAGAAATTGTTGGTTTTCTTGGTCCAAATGGTGCAGGAAAATCTACTTTAATGAAAATTTTGACCACTTATTTATTGTCAGATGACGGCTCAGCCCTTGTAAATGGTCACGATGTCATGACAAACGCTAAAGAAGTTCAACGCTCGATTGGATATTTACCAGAGCATAATCCGTTGTATTTGGATTTGTATGTTCGTGAGTATTTGGCTTTTAATGCTGATGTTTATAACGTGCCAAAATCAAGAATTGAAGAAGTTGTTCAACTGACAGGACTGACACCGGAAAGTCATAAAAAAATTGGACAATTGTCTAAAGGATATCGCCAACGTGTGGGACTTGCCAACGCTTTACTGCACAATCCTGATGTTTTAATTCTGGATGAACCAACTACTGGACTGGACCCGAATCAGTTAATGGAAATTCGAAATGTAATTAAAAATGTTGGTAAGGATAAGACCGTTTTTTTATCCACTCACATTATGCAGGAAGTCGAAGCTATTTGTGATCGTGTCATTATTATTGACAAAGGAGAAATTGTTGCCGATAAAAAATTAGACCATTTAGTATCTGAAAATAAAGAACAAGTTATCGAAGTAGAATTTGACTATCAAATCCAAGAACAACTTTTGGCAAAACTCCCAAATATTACTTCTTATATAAACATTCACGATATGACTTGGGAATTAACTTTTGTTGCCGAAAAAGATATGCGTCCTGCAATATTTGATTTCGCTAACGAAAATGGGTTAAAAACACTTCAATTAAATCAAAAGAATAAAAACCTGGAAGCTGTTTTTAGAGAAATTACGAAGTAG
- a CDS encoding T9SS type A sorting domain-containing protein, producing MKNHYLLFLFLFPLLIQSQDILWEKTYGGIHADYLFDAQPTADYGFILAGSSLSDKTGNKEGNNNGDLDYWIWKMSEGGELDWQKSFGGSGFDLLQSIKNTRDGGFILAGTSNSTNDFQKKDPCKGATDFWVIKLDATGIEQWQRTIGGNGQDELLCAFQIKDGGYMLGGSSSSSPEIAEDLIPRTSSLEKPDLYNKSEKSRGNMDYWIVKLDKTGTIEWQKTYGGEYADILRSMEQTTDGGYILGGYSNSPESGDKTEALKGIGDYWVLKINNIGVIEWQRSYGGNGDNQLYVIHQTEDGGYIAGGNSNSTSPLTSLGGIVSNGTDYWVLKLDEKGAVVWSKTYDFGKTDILTSLIENTDGTYLVGGYSQKEDVSREGIIGKVTGVVKKNKEEGYIALKIDEKGEEIWKKTIGSNGEDVLQKLFETRDGGYLMAGTSKSSASKNKKSSIGGNDFWVVKVKDKLKPEKLKRKSIEAIPNPVVTYTNIIIGYEYETGTATVVDISGRMLQHFNISGQTIPVDLSRYAEGIYVINIKTNVQSDGVKVIRKGKM from the coding sequence ATGAAAAATCACTACTTACTATTCTTATTTCTTTTTCCTCTATTAATACAATCTCAGGATATTCTCTGGGAAAAAACTTATGGAGGTATTCACGCCGATTATCTTTTTGATGCTCAGCCTACAGCAGACTATGGTTTTATTTTGGCGGGAAGTTCCTTGTCTGATAAAACCGGTAATAAAGAAGGTAACAATAATGGCGATCTGGATTACTGGATCTGGAAAATGAGCGAAGGCGGAGAACTTGATTGGCAGAAAAGTTTTGGCGGAAGCGGATTTGATTTACTGCAAAGTATTAAGAATACCAGAGATGGCGGTTTTATCCTTGCCGGAACTTCTAATTCTACAAATGATTTTCAAAAAAAAGATCCCTGCAAAGGAGCTACTGATTTTTGGGTAATAAAACTAGACGCAACAGGAATAGAACAATGGCAAAGAACTATTGGAGGAAATGGTCAGGATGAACTTTTATGTGCTTTTCAGATCAAAGACGGAGGCTATATGTTGGGCGGTTCATCATCTTCAAGTCCAGAAATAGCAGAGGATTTAATACCGAGAACATCTTCGTTAGAAAAACCAGATCTCTATAATAAATCAGAAAAAAGTCGTGGTAATATGGATTACTGGATCGTAAAACTGGATAAAACAGGAACGATAGAATGGCAAAAAACATACGGAGGAGAATATGCAGATATATTAAGAAGTATGGAGCAAACTACAGACGGCGGATATATTTTGGGCGGATATTCTAATTCGCCGGAATCTGGAGACAAAACAGAAGCTCTTAAAGGAATAGGTGATTACTGGGTTTTAAAAATCAACAATATAGGTGTAATCGAATGGCAGAGAAGTTACGGAGGTAATGGAGATAATCAATTGTATGTAATTCATCAAACAGAAGATGGCGGTTATATAGCAGGAGGAAATTCGAATAGTACCAGTCCGCTTACTTCATTAGGTGGCATTGTTAGTAATGGTACAGATTATTGGGTTTTAAAATTAGATGAAAAAGGAGCAGTTGTATGGAGTAAAACTTATGATTTTGGCAAGACAGATATTTTGACCTCACTAATTGAAAATACAGATGGAACTTATTTAGTTGGAGGATATTCTCAGAAAGAAGATGTTTCAAGAGAAGGAATAATAGGCAAAGTGACAGGAGTTGTAAAAAAGAATAAAGAAGAAGGTTATATCGCTTTGAAAATTGACGAAAAAGGCGAAGAAATCTGGAAGAAAACCATAGGAAGTAACGGAGAAGATGTGTTGCAAAAATTGTTTGAAACCCGAGATGGCGGATATCTGATGGCTGGAACATCAAAATCAAGTGCTTCAAAGAATAAAAAATCCAGTATTGGCGGCAATGATTTTTGGGTCGTAAAAGTAAAAGACAAATTAAAACCAGAGAAGCTCAAAAGAAAAAGTATAGAAGCCATACCCAATCCTGTGGTCACATACACGAATATTATTATAGGATACGAGTATGAAACAGGTACTGCAACTGTAGTAGATATCTCTGGCAGAATGCTGCAACATTTTAATATATCAGGCCAAACTATTCCGGTTGATTTAAGCCGCTATGCAGAGGGTATTTATGTGATCAATATAAAGACAAATGTGCAGAGTGATGGGGTGAAAGTGATTAGGAAAGGGAAAATGTAA
- a CDS encoding RHS repeat domain-containing protein codes for MRIEKILKPRNYYLMLLLISMISNGQVTKDLPNYFPVSPNAASFAKQGIFPVDYSTGKINIIIPLYTIKTKEVTVPIDLNYNSAGIQLDELASWAGLGWNLNAGGAVIRNVKGVPDNGVGVPDITNTPFTASGYNELYKQYNPYSSIISDTAYDEFIINAPGLSGTFYFVNNKAVFKDLQNTVVKTLVNNNQLLSKTPTLEITKDDGTVYRFGRALDGYDANEIVHNTSDTYKSDYISVWYLTEIIPPSSTDIISFKYKVLDNTSDYAIVIGEQLADNDITSNITPSLKSVFPDRSSSNKQFLTAINFNNGVVEFVSSQNRLDLTEDYKLDKISVFSLKGAVKTLIQEYGFVFDYYLRSRGFTTSQPPTLSDNVTYSYTSARNIASRNKSLKLTQITNNILNVKHIFEYDETELPLRGTTRKDYWGYINTNNGNLSPPTFINRFSPYGAPGISYIVGNGDRTANENAMKSGILKKITYPEGGHSIFEYETNRYFENIATPTVVYKSATAVAYGSGCSYDAGPSTQTISFTPSSTYVGGSGKITYGFTNATKEVGSNTKVTFDSNTYFRPAPVGSSYPSGGGTIAADFGAHTHTLGAYEYRTGNMGAAGCPSSYITASWNEISNPGIPVLTPKLVGGLRIVSIKSYDGKNASPVFTKLYQYANENPLVKEGNGTYVRGIFYANVKSDVIPVFSTSAIFDNNNSGSAAITYGKVTETDYNTQNRTQNGKTEYFYENIALNRMFDINAGNLPTLFKSPSFNIAQAYDIGLPINSLTNFAFFKNDQWNQGSLIRTNIYKNGETANTFKIVKSIVNQYTVLKESALRYNIIFNNYPTPTLPGDYPVSFNLPYVQGSDFYSGMFYYAVGQTSQGKKQITKTIETDYDINEAATIEKITTYSYENPVHYQITNAETFISKSEIIKNKYYYPQDPEMASEPFVKELIAANRIATPLNTQVFKDKNKLSEQKTVYEKSVTTSNLLLPKYILENKGAATLAVATDKKITFNQYDDKGNALQYTPESGIPVSIIWGYNKTLAVVKIENIAYTSIPISLINDLTTASSNTGTEAQMAAVIKKLYQDPGLANTMITGYTYKPLIGVTSVTDSKGLITFYEYDSFNRLQFVKDADGNLLSENQYHYKE; via the coding sequence ATGAGAATCGAAAAAATATTAAAACCACGAAATTATTATTTGATGTTACTTTTAATAAGTATGATTTCAAATGGGCAAGTAACAAAAGATTTGCCAAATTATTTTCCGGTTAGTCCCAATGCTGCTTCATTTGCTAAACAAGGCATTTTTCCTGTCGATTATTCTACTGGGAAAATAAACATCATTATTCCGCTTTATACGATTAAAACAAAAGAAGTAACAGTTCCAATTGATCTAAACTATAATAGTGCTGGAATACAATTAGATGAACTTGCTTCCTGGGCTGGTTTAGGATGGAATTTAAATGCCGGAGGTGCCGTAATTAGAAATGTAAAGGGCGTACCTGATAATGGAGTTGGTGTACCTGATATAACTAATACACCTTTTACTGCAAGTGGTTACAACGAATTATACAAGCAATATAATCCGTATTCATCAATTATATCTGATACCGCTTATGATGAATTTATTATAAATGCTCCCGGTTTATCAGGAACTTTTTATTTTGTAAACAATAAAGCAGTTTTTAAAGATTTACAAAATACGGTGGTTAAAACTTTAGTAAACAATAATCAGTTATTAAGCAAAACTCCAACATTAGAAATAACAAAAGATGATGGAACGGTTTATCGTTTCGGAAGAGCTCTTGATGGTTATGATGCTAATGAAATAGTTCATAATACTTCGGATACTTATAAATCTGATTATATTTCGGTGTGGTATCTGACTGAAATAATTCCGCCAAGCAGCACTGATATAATATCTTTCAAATATAAAGTACTTGACAATACAAGTGATTATGCGATTGTAATTGGGGAACAATTAGCAGATAATGATATTACGAGTAACATTACTCCTTCTTTAAAATCAGTTTTCCCCGATAGATCGAGTTCGAATAAGCAATTCTTGACTGCTATAAACTTTAACAATGGAGTCGTTGAGTTTGTTTCTTCTCAAAATAGGTTGGATTTAACAGAAGATTATAAACTTGACAAAATAAGTGTATTCAGCCTTAAAGGTGCAGTAAAAACTTTGATTCAGGAATATGGTTTTGTATTTGATTATTATTTAAGAAGTAGAGGATTTACGACATCTCAACCTCCTACATTGAGCGACAATGTTACCTATTCTTATACTTCTGCGAGAAATATTGCAAGTAGAAATAAATCATTAAAATTGACTCAAATTACAAACAATATCCTCAATGTTAAGCACATTTTTGAATATGATGAAACGGAATTACCTTTAAGAGGAACCACCAGAAAAGATTATTGGGGGTATATCAATACTAATAATGGGAACTTGTCGCCTCCAACTTTTATAAATCGATTTTCTCCTTATGGTGCGCCAGGTATCTCTTATATAGTGGGTAATGGTGATCGAACTGCTAACGAGAATGCGATGAAATCGGGTATTCTTAAAAAAATAACCTATCCGGAAGGAGGTCATTCTATTTTTGAATATGAAACAAACAGATATTTTGAGAATATTGCAACTCCAACTGTAGTTTATAAATCTGCAACTGCTGTGGCTTATGGCAGTGGTTGTAGTTACGATGCAGGTCCTTCAACACAAACGATTTCTTTTACTCCATCATCAACTTATGTTGGAGGAAGCGGAAAAATAACCTACGGTTTTACGAATGCAACAAAAGAAGTTGGATCGAATACAAAAGTAACTTTTGATTCAAATACCTATTTTAGACCTGCTCCTGTCGGCTCGAGTTATCCTTCTGGAGGAGGAACTATAGCTGCTGATTTTGGAGCTCATACTCACACACTGGGGGCATACGAATATCGAACAGGAAATATGGGAGCTGCAGGATGTCCTTCTAGTTATATTACAGCAAGCTGGAACGAAATTAGTAATCCGGGAATACCTGTATTAACACCAAAATTAGTTGGGGGATTACGAATAGTATCTATCAAAAGCTATGATGGTAAAAATGCCAGCCCTGTTTTTACAAAATTATATCAATATGCAAATGAAAACCCATTAGTTAAAGAAGGTAATGGAACTTATGTAAGAGGAATATTTTATGCAAACGTAAAATCAGATGTTATTCCTGTTTTTTCAACGTCTGCTATTTTCGATAACAATAACAGTGGCTCTGCTGCTATTACTTATGGTAAAGTTACAGAAACAGATTATAATACACAGAATAGAACACAGAACGGCAAAACCGAATATTTTTATGAAAACATAGCTTTAAACCGCATGTTTGATATAAATGCGGGAAACTTACCTACTCTATTTAAAAGTCCATCTTTTAATATAGCTCAGGCATACGACATAGGTTTGCCTATAAATTCTTTAACCAATTTTGCTTTTTTTAAAAATGATCAATGGAATCAGGGATCTTTGATTAGGACAAATATTTATAAAAATGGAGAAACGGCAAATACATTCAAAATCGTAAAAAGTATTGTTAATCAATATACTGTATTAAAAGAGTCAGCACTCCGTTACAATATTATTTTTAATAATTATCCAACTCCTACGCTTCCTGGAGATTATCCGGTTTCGTTTAATCTGCCTTATGTTCAAGGAAGTGATTTTTATTCAGGTATGTTTTATTATGCAGTTGGACAAACTTCTCAAGGCAAAAAACAGATTACAAAAACTATTGAAACGGACTATGATATAAATGAAGCTGCAACGATTGAAAAAATTACGACTTACAGTTATGAGAACCCAGTACATTATCAAATAACAAATGCGGAAACATTCATTAGTAAGAGCGAAATTATCAAAAACAAATACTATTATCCGCAAGATCCTGAAATGGCAAGCGAGCCTTTTGTAAAGGAATTAATTGCAGCAAACAGAATTGCAACACCTCTAAATACGCAAGTTTTTAAAGATAAAAACAAATTATCTGAGCAAAAAACAGTCTATGAGAAAAGTGTAACTACAAGCAACTTGTTATTGCCGAAATATATTCTTGAAAACAAAGGAGCGGCGACTTTAGCCGTTGCTACAGACAAAAAAATCACTTTTAATCAATACGATGATAAAGGCAATGCGCTGCAATATACACCTGAAAGCGGCATACCTGTGTCCATTATTTGGGGGTATAATAAAACTTTGGCTGTTGTCAAAATTGAAAACATTGCATACACCAGTATCCCGATAAGTCTGATAAATGATTTAACAACAGCATCTTCAAATACCGGAACAGAGGCACAAATGGCTGCGGTAATAAAAAAGTTGTATCAGGATCCGGGATTAGCTAACACAATGATTACGGGTTATACCTATAAACCTCTTATTGGAGTAACCTCAGTAACAGACTCCAAAGGATTAATTACATTTTATGAATACGACAGTTTCAACAGATTGCAATTTGTAAAAGACGCAGACGGTAATTTACTTTCTGAAAACCAATATCACTATAAAGAATAG